The genome window CGCAGTGGCAATGTCATTTTTTATAATGCAAATTCTCGTGTAATACcattccgtttttttttttttatttgtatttcattagTATAGTTATTATGGGTTAATGTAAATACTTTTCAGGATCAATTTGACACAATAGATTTCTCAGACAATGACATCAGAAAATTAGATGGATTTCCATTATTGAAAAGAATTAAAacacttttttttaataataaccgTATTGTCAGAATTGGCGAAGGATTAGAACATTGCATACCAAACTTGGAGACACTTATGTTAACTGGAAATATGATTCAAGAATTGGGTGATTTAGAGCCGTTGACCCAACTAAAGAATTTAACGAATCTTTGCCTGCTGCAAAATCCGGTTTCCGCAAAACCTCAGTATAGGCAATATATAGTATACAGATTTCCACAGTTGAGACTGCTAGACTTtaggaaaattaaaatgaagGAACGCGAGGCTGCAGTTGCCTATTTCAGAAGCAAAAGGGGAAAGGAAATGGTTCGCGAGATTGCAAAGAAAGCAAAAACACAAGCTTCTGGTACATTCCCTGATAAACCTATGACTACTCCAGAGGAACGTAATAAAATTAGGGAAGCTATTACAAATGCTTCTTCTCTGGAAGAAGTACAACGTCTCAGTAAATTGCTTCAAGCTGGTCACATGCCTAGTGAAGAAAGATTACAGAATGGTTGGTTCCTATTTTATTCTCttctatttacattatttagGGTATATCACACATGAAAatgttttgttataaataatattttaggaAATACAGTACCTGAAGCAATGGAAGAAGAAGacgattaaattttttatatgttattctCAGATTTAGATTAAAGAGgtacattcttttttattgctGTAAGTATTAATTGATAGTTTTGGTGAATACAATGGCGGATTGTTAAGCTAATAAGAAACCATATACTACACAACTTCATTCTTATTGGAAGATGATTCGAACTGCTCAGAATAAATTGATTGAAATACCTAATTGCCCTGAagcgattttataaatatatgtttacataatcAATACAACCAGTCAATCACTAGGCTgtggatatttatatattcttttcatgtgttaattttcatatttgtcagtttcatttactttgaagatatcaGTTATAAAGAATGCTTGTTAAGCTAGACACTTACATAGACATCCAcagtctttgatttattttataaaatattaaacattattaacatatggatGTGTTTATTTCAGtgttctaaataaataattttttcataatttcacaTATGCAAATTTCTTCCTTTAATAATGGACATTACAGTTCcttaattgtattgttattcATTATGTAGGTAATTTTTCACATTTCAATGTCGAAGTTAAAAGCTTTGTATGttaagaaaatttcgaaaacattaattatcgatcgttattattatctattaatgtttaatgttctTCATATGTATACGCACTTCATTTAAATACAGTTTAAGATTAACAATAAGTCTGTGATTTGAGGTAAGTTACGTAAGTTACTGTCGCCAGATGTCAGTATTACGCAAAGTGAACTATCAGTTATATCGGATACGTATTGTTTCTGGTGTTGAGGTATTAATATTTCTCAGCAACAATGGGTAATACTACAGCAATACTCAGAGGTTGGAATGATTACCCGGAAGGTGATGTGGTTCCGTCATTTGACCCGATGTTAGGATTTCCAAACGGTCGTAAAGAAAGAGGCATGTATTTCGATTTAATCCTAACCTCTAACAACTCTATATTTTAACGTTTTTcagttcaatattttatgaCACTGTCGTATTTACTTtctcattacaaatatttttacataattttctactgTTAAAATTTCAGTGTTCTTTTTATTATCTGAAATTTAAGTCAGAAGTGAAAagtattttacattgaaatcatTCTTTCTCTAATAttgaaatcatttctttttccaataactTATTGTGATTGTATGTTTTGTAGAGATGCCTTTAACTTTACAAGAAATGAGAGCTGCAAGAATTCCATTACGTTTCAGGGACTATTGCGCACACAAATATTTAGAATTAGAGGCATGCAAAAGACAAAATATTCCTTTGCCCTATTATTGCAGACACGAGCGACATGCTTATGACGTGTGTCTGACGGAAGAGTAAGTATATTATCTTGCCTCcatagttttttatttatataaatgtaaaattctcTTTTGACTGATTCACAACTGTGATTCTTAC of Nomia melanderi isolate GNS246 chromosome 5, iyNomMela1, whole genome shotgun sequence contains these proteins:
- the ND-B18 gene encoding NADH dehydrogenase (ubiquinone) B18 subunit; translated protein: MGNTTAILRGWNDYPEGDVVPSFDPMLGFPNGRKEREMPLTLQEMRAARIPLRFRDYCAHKYLELEACKRQNIPLPYYCRHERHAYDVCLTEDYMLRTKEYERERRLRRRQRKQEKAASVAAAAS
- the U2A gene encoding small nuclear ribonucleoprotein polypeptide A'-like U2A, encoding MVKLTPDLIQQSMQYINPVKDRELDLRGYKIPTIENLGATLDQFDTIDFSDNDIRKLDGFPLLKRIKTLFFNNNRIVRIGEGLEHCIPNLETLMLTGNMIQELGDLEPLTQLKNLTNLCLLQNPVSAKPQYRQYIVYRFPQLRLLDFRKIKMKEREAAVAYFRSKRGKEMVREIAKKAKTQASGTFPDKPMTTPEERNKIREAITNASSLEEVQRLSKLLQAGHMPSEERLQNGNTVPEAMEEEDD